ggcaggttactaaaggaggttcgttcaggacttctctaagattgcagctcccatgaccagattgactaagaagaaccagaggttcgtgtggaccaaccagtgtgaagagagctttgaggaactaaagaagaggttgacttcagcatcggtgttagctctaccgactagtaatgaggacttcacagtcttttgcgatgtgtcccgtgtgggattgggttgtgtgctgatgcagaatgaaagggtgattgcttatgcttctaggcagctaaagaagcacgagttgaattaccctacacatgacctagagatggcagcagtgatctttgcactcaagatgtggaggcactacctttatggggttaaatgtgagatcttcacagatcataaaagcctgcagtacatcctgagtcagagggagctgaatatgaggcagagaagattggtagaattgcttagtgactatgattgcaagatccagtaccatccgggtaaggcgaatgttgtggcagacgccttaagccagaaatcacttggcagtttgtcccatatttcagcagagaggaggctagtggtgaggcagtttttcgagctcatgaatgaaggtctacagttggagttgtctggtacaggtgctttagttgcccagatgagagtggcacccgtgtttctggagcaggtggctcagaaacagcatgaggacccagagttagtgaagattgccaggactgttcagtcaggcaaggatagtgagttcagattcgacagcaaggggatccttagctatggaaacagattgtgtgtaccagatgacgtagggctgaagggagacattatgagagaggctcataatgccagatacagcattcaccccggagccaccaagatgtatcaagatctgaagaaagtgtattggtggccagctatgaagaaagaagtggcacattttgtgtcagcctgcgaagtgtgtcagagggtgaagctggaacatcagaaaccggctggaatgcttaacccacaacctattccagagtgaaaatgggagaatatagctatggacttcgtggtggggctaccggcggcgtccaataaATTGGACTCCAGATGGgcgattgtggacagactcaccaaatctgctcacttcatccctgtcaggagtggctattctgtggacaagttggcgcaggtgtatgttgatgagatcatcaggctgcatggggttcctgtttcaatagtgtctgatcgagggccccagttcacctccaggttttggcggagtctgcagaacgctatgggtaccaggttggattttaacactgctttccatccacagacggacggacaatcagagaggaccatccagacaatagaggatatgctcagaatgtgtgtgctggattttggcggttcttggaggcagcatctacctttagtggagtttgcctacaataacagccatcatgccagcatagggatggccccatatgaagctttatatggaaggaagtgcaggtcgcctgtctgttgggaagaagttggagaaaaggccttggcagggcctgagctagtagagatcaccagcagagtggtgcccataatcagagaaagaatcaagactgctgcaagcaggcaaaagagttatgcagatatccgcagaagacaagtagagtttcaggagagggatttggtattgctcaaggtgtctccaatgaaaagggtgattcggtttgggaagaaaggtaagctagctccacggtacatcggaccctttgaagtcttgcaaaagattgggaatgtatcgtacaagctggacttgcctgcttcaatggagagaatccatccggttttccatgtttccatgttaaggaagttcgtgtcagatccgggcaaggttcttagtgagcctgatgtggagatccaagaggatctcacctatgttgaacagccagtacggatcctagatacccagatcaaaaagctaaggaacaagaaaatcccgatggtgaaagtcctttggaatcaccacaacatcgaagagtgtacctgggagacacgggagtctatgctccggcaatatcctcatctcttctaaggtgagtttttatgtgctttgtatgaatgtttatgttttatcctatgccatgtgtttgtttggtgaacaatcggggacgaatgttcttaaggggggaagaatataatacccggctagactccggtatcgaaattcctaccgtccggtggaatctcggatgtcgaaaacctctagaagggtaaaaatcatgttttcataaaatgatttaatgtattttatggttttaagcaaaaaggaaattgagttttaaatgaaaaagaccaaggagacatttccaggttcggccgccgaacgtgggatggtttaggggggcaagttaggcttctgaaagtttcaaaggttcggccgctgaacctcatgtttggccgccaaacttgcatgagttttggaggcactttaggctgccgaaaggtggtctgccagtccctatataagagctccatggtcGAAAcgagcgagttttctccccattttcggccacggtgagttcttgctctcccatggttcttttttgatgtttttcctccgatccttcacgttttaacaagctttatgttgatttgaagatatttgaacaaaaagagcaagttttggaaacttggagactaaagagcggatttctccccatctccgagttggatcgcctctcctctcgttcttcaagaggtaagagtagatccatagttcatttcatattttaagtaagttttatgaagatttatggggtagaaatgcatgtgtaggtttatgttgagtttatggttaaatgtgtgtttatgagcaatgtatgttggttatgtatgtttgatgtgttgtagttggggtttaagttagtttgaaacccctaggagcttgtatgcttgagtatgcatgttgtagaataggaaaatgcttgATTGAATGTGTTAGGAGGCTTTTATGCATGgagaggctgagtttctgccctttggaaagaactcaggttcggcagccgaaggttctttcggccgccgaacctgcctgtggtagcatgtatcggctgccgaaccctgtccccgaaagtggactttcggctgccgaaggtgccgccgaacatgcatgagtttcgtctctggagggaaccttcggccgtcgaaggtgccgccgaaggtgcatgactttcggctctggagggcctttcggccgccgaacctgccgccgaaaatgccctgttcagccctcctttgtatgatttatgtgattgttttaaggtgttttagggggggttttagggggggtttttggggagtattttagagtcatgtttatgtatgtaaggtccctcatttgagtccacctatgtaggttcagacccaaggaaccgaggaccccagcagtgagttcagctgctgttgagtctgttagagcttcagccagaggtgaatgAAATAACTCtttttgttttaaagtaaataaatcaattcttagcatgattcacgcatcatgaatgccatgagatatattaggttgtttgcattagaattcacgaatatgttgcattgcataatatgttgttgatgtggatggatattggatgacccatagccctcaatctatgatgtgatgatatgatatgtacggtacggaatgaaagaccagtgggacccattctacgttcgctgacaccatgtaagagaaagaccaggacccattctacgttctggcactttggaatgttatgtttaagtgaaagatcaggacccattctacgttctggcactatgaaattatgtagagggctaatggtgacaagttcatcctttatgtgatttgtttgtgatgtgatgcatttcatggaagcatggactttaaatttaatgtttatttattctgctcactaggctttatagctcacccctctcccttaacccccaggtttgcaggtacagggtagaccatgaggtcagcaggagtagagtcatgtgttatgtaatagctagatgtggacatggatatgatgtaatggaaaagtatgatatagaaatgttatgtaatgatgcttatgaaagtttagagttgtgcttgaccatagtattatgttaatccctttctagtacatgatcttaatgtttaatgatgattattataaaccaaacttaatttatattatgtcaccccattggagcattgatgagggctccaaggtggagttaatgtttatgtttatatatagtgcatgcacaggttgagtttggtgattgaatggaaagaaaagttcaaaatttttatgtatgttgttgatcatgtatgggattaaacagatcCACAgaatgaatgtttggcttgttacgggtcccgacggccttaagccgatctggattctagcgccggtagcggttcgattttcgagtcgttacgaTACCCTACTTccataaaagttaaaaatatattttcttgaaaaatataattCCAAAGAAGTAGAGTATTTTGAATCATATAAGGCTATAAAAAACAATAACTCAAATGGatattggataaaaaaaaatctaaatatttcgataatttatatttatattcaatacttcaaattttaaataataaagttaaaacttttcgatttattataattatagtcaaagaactaaattgaatttatataaattaatgataaattataatataatctctaaaattttatattattaaaatatataattttttaatttaaattttatattaaaattaaatatattttatatttaatatattatattgaataaatatttattatgaataaaattttgttatattatatatcgcatataaataatatatattaaaatattttgtttatactcaatattataaattatgtgtatattttttatattcaaaaaattttactttctattaataatattttaaattaaataaaatattatacattttaaatggtaaaattttatttttttaacatcatatataaataatatatattaaaatattttactgaaGGCTTATActcaatattataatttatgtgtatattttttatatttgaaaatttttatttcctattaataatattctaaataaaatgaaatattatatattttaaattgtaatttttttttatattttaagtttttattaatatctatGATATTATATAGAAgtgaaaataaaaagtgaataatgagattaataaaaaatgatattgttgtaataaaaatatatatttaagaactactttaatatataaatagaaCTTTaggactatattataatttaccattaacttatttttttttaaatagaatttaCCGTTAActtatataaattcaatttagttctttctataattgtgaACATTTGAAATAGTTTGGATGTAAATTATCATATTCCAAACCTCCTTAAATCAAAAACAGGCACACACCAGAATGCCACAGCATACCAGAACATTTCTTGCATTCTTACAACTTAAAATCAATAAAGGAAATAAATGATTGGAAACTGTTTATGAACACACTACACCAAGTTTTCCTCACAATCTCAATAACATGGAAGAGGAGAAGAACAGAACAGTGGAAAAAGCAATCTCATGTCAACACCAAAACTACATAAATCATACTATTATCATCTTCCAATCAATCCTAATACATAACAAATATTTAACAATTGCATTTTGTTTAGAAGAATAAAAAGGTCTTAGCgatgatgatgacgatgatgaCAACAACAATTGCAACAATCATACAGTTTTATTCCCTTTTTTTCCCTTCGCACTTTTAGAAAACTAGTTGCTTATAAAGGAAAATGGATGCATATATCAAATCTTTTTTCAATGAATCTCTTTTTATCAGTAATACCTAAAATGAAATTGTCCCCTGTGCTACCTGCTGCTTTCTCCGTTGACGGTTTCCTCTTCTGTGTGTGCTTCGTAGTTGTTAGTGACATGCCTAGATGTTGCTTTTTCCGTTGACAGTTTTCTCTTCTGTGTGCAAGTCATAGTTGTTATTGACAATGGGATCCATCCTAGGAGGACCATGATGCCTCCTTGATCCAGCTAGGGAAGCAGAGAATGAAAGCCGCTTCTTTGCAGAACCCACTGATGCCTTTTCTTGTGTCCCTTTCTTATACAGCCCTAATGGGCTCGGCAACCGAGATTTTGCCTTTGCTGACTTTGTGGACGACATGTAACTTGGAACAGAAGGTAAGCTAGCAAGGCTCTCATCATCTCTTACTGATGATCCCGCTATACTGTGCCTCCAATAATGCTCAGACTGGACACTGAGCAAACTCCTCGAGTCATCATCCTCACCCCAAACACTCTCTTTTGGGCTTGATGGTTTTGTGTTCCTGGTTAGTAATGATATAGAGTGCACTTTGAAAGAAGAAGTTGAAGGGGATCGGCGAATGGAAGGTCGGCTAACACTGGGTGAAAGCTTATTATCCCGGTTGAAATCACGAAGAGAGTAAGCTCTGCTGATTTCACCAATAGATATGGCAAGGCTTGTTGTGCTTTTAACAGAGGTATGGTCATTACTATAACGCTCGGACTGGACTCTGAACAAACTCCTTGAGTCATCATCCCCACCTCGAACACTCCCTTTTGGGCTTGATGGTTTTGTATTCCTGGTTAGTAATGATATAGAAGGCGCTTTGGAAGGATGAGTTGAAGGGGATCGAAGAAGGAGAGGTCGGTTAGACGTTAGGGGACTAGGTGAAAGCTTATTATCGCGGTTGAGATCACGAAGAGAGTAAGATCTGCTGATTTCATCAATAGACATGGCACGGCTTGCTGTGCTTTTAACAGAGGCATGATCATTAGTATCTACGGTGCTCCGGCTCTCCCACGGCCGGGCTGCCATCCATCTTTCTAACCAACTCCAACCCCACTGCGGattattttgatcaataaaTGTTGGGTTTGCTGATTTTGAAGAGGTCTTCCATGTTTGCTGCTCAAAAAATTTATCACATGTTAGTTTTAATACTTGGTTTGAATTTCTCTActtattttgaagagttctaaatatcaaaaaaatgcTCATACATGTTGTAGTGAAATTATAATCTGCAT
This region of Manihot esculenta cultivar AM560-2 chromosome 10, M.esculenta_v8, whole genome shotgun sequence genomic DNA includes:
- the LOC110624491 gene encoding protein IQ-DOMAIN 2 isoform X2 yields the protein MSNCRFFCQSLSVCKYHGYIEAAMSIIILCSLRSHLYTRSIGSFYSGFQARRALRALKGLMRLKMLIQGQSVKRQATNTLQAMQTLARVQSQIHARRIRMSEENQALQRQLQQRREKELQKLKDAIGEQWDDSMQSKEQIEASLLQKQEAAMRRERALAYAFSRQQTWKTSSKSANPTFIDQNNPQWGWSWLERWMAARPWESRSTVDTNDHASVKSTASRAMSIDEISRSYSLRDLNRDNKLSPSPLTSNRPLLLRSPSTHPSKAPSISLLTRNTKPSSPKGSVRGGDDDSRSLFRVQSERYSNDHTSVKSTTSLAISIGEISRAYSLRDFNRDNKLSPSVSRPSIRRSPSTSSFKVHSISLLTRNTKPSSPKESVWGEDDDSRSLLSVQSEHYWRHSIAGSSVRDDESLASLPSVPSYMSSTKSAKAKSRLPSPLGLYKKGTQEKASVGSAKKRLSFSASLAGSRRHHGPPRMDPIVNNNYDLHTEEKTVNGKSNI
- the LOC110624491 gene encoding protein IQ-DOMAIN 3 isoform X1, encoding MGKRGSWFFSLKRIFNPKRSKSKKQEKDLDLLCSECEETTALAISAPPPPPPPPPPPASASAPAPAPASAPAPAPPPPPPPPPPRAVLLPPPVENVKLTEAENEQCKLAYTAAIATAAAAEAAVAAAHAAAEVVRLTSVSGYSEKLSEEEAAIRIQTAFRGYLARRALRALKGLMRLKMLIQGQSVKRQATNTLQAMQTLARVQSQIHARRIRMSEENQALQRQLQQRREKELQKLKDAIGEQWDDSMQSKEQIEASLLQKQEAAMRRERALAYAFSRQQTWKTSSKSANPTFIDQNNPQWGWSWLERWMAARPWESRSTVDTNDHASVKSTASRAMSIDEISRSYSLRDLNRDNKLSPSPLTSNRPLLLRSPSTHPSKAPSISLLTRNTKPSSPKGSVRGGDDDSRSLFRVQSERYSNDHTSVKSTTSLAISIGEISRAYSLRDFNRDNKLSPSVSRPSIRRSPSTSSFKVHSISLLTRNTKPSSPKESVWGEDDDSRSLLSVQSEHYWRHSIAGSSVRDDESLASLPSVPSYMSSTKSAKAKSRLPSPLGLYKKGTQEKASVGSAKKRLSFSASLAGSRRHHGPPRMDPIVNNNYDLHTEEKTVNGKSNI